The following proteins are encoded in a genomic region of Bacteroidota bacterium:
- the ccoN gene encoding cytochrome-c oxidase, cbb3-type subunit I has product MTSTPASAPPAKPHTDPNAPVEHFSYDNKIVWMFVIATLVFGFVAMLVGVLVALQIFSPAMNLDTPYTTFGRTRPLHTNAAIFAFVGNLVFAGIYYSLQRLLKARLFSDTLSRIHFWGWQLIILSAAITLPLGITTSKEYAELEWPIDIAIALVWVVFGINMIGTILKRRVRHMYVAIWFYIATFATVAVLHIVNSIELPIAALKSYSMYSGVQDALVQWWYGHNAVAFFLTTPFLGLMYYYLPKAANRPVYSYRLSIVHFWSLVFIYIWAGPHHLLYSSLPDWAQSLGVVFSIMLIAPSWGGMLNGLLTLRGAWDRVREDPVLKFLVVAVTAYGMATFEGPMLSTKTINSIAHFTDWIPAHVHVGTLGWNGFMIFGILYWMIPRLFGTQLYSKRLANAHFWIGTLGILLWVIPMYFSGFTQGLMWKEFDADGYLVYNNFLETTLQILPLHHVRALGGTLYLVGLIVMIYNVVKTVKQGKLVANEPDSYPALQHNLTPDGKYAWHRVLERRPVQFMVLSVVAILIGTVIEMMPTFLIESNVPTIASVQPYTPLELEGRDIYMREGCYNCHSQWVRPFRNETVRYGEYSKAGEFVYDHPFLWGSRRTGPDLHRLGGKYLDSWHYNHMYDPTLTSQGSVMPRYKWLHENKLDVALLPNKIAAMRTLGVPYEAGYERKAEEDLWQQAKAIKLRLDKELSTEGNAVQVPMDTEIIALIAYLQRLGTDIKAVPPAGQKAEIGKSLSSK; this is encoded by the coding sequence ATGACTAGTACCCCCGCATCCGCGCCCCCCGCAAAGCCCCACACGGACCCCAACGCACCGGTGGAGCACTTCAGCTACGACAACAAGATTGTATGGATGTTTGTCATTGCCACCCTGGTCTTTGGCTTTGTGGCCATGCTGGTGGGTGTGCTGGTGGCCCTCCAGATCTTTAGCCCGGCCATGAACCTGGATACGCCCTATACTACCTTTGGGCGCACCCGGCCGCTGCACACCAATGCTGCCATATTCGCCTTTGTAGGCAACCTGGTGTTTGCCGGCATCTACTACAGCCTGCAGCGCCTGCTGAAGGCCCGGCTGTTTAGCGATACCCTGAGCCGAATACACTTCTGGGGCTGGCAGCTCATTATCCTCTCTGCCGCCATCACCCTGCCCCTGGGTATTACTACCAGCAAGGAGTATGCCGAGCTGGAGTGGCCCATAGACATTGCCATTGCCCTGGTGTGGGTGGTTTTTGGCATCAACATGATAGGCACCATCCTGAAACGGCGCGTGCGGCACATGTATGTGGCCATCTGGTTCTACATCGCCACGTTTGCAACCGTTGCCGTACTACACATTGTCAACTCCATAGAGCTGCCCATAGCCGCCCTGAAGAGCTATAGCATGTACAGCGGTGTGCAGGATGCCCTGGTGCAGTGGTGGTATGGCCACAATGCAGTAGCCTTTTTCCTCACTACCCCTTTCCTGGGGCTGATGTACTACTACCTGCCCAAGGCGGCCAACCGGCCTGTGTACAGCTACCGGCTCAGTATTGTACACTTCTGGAGCCTGGTGTTCATCTACATCTGGGCCGGGCCACACCACCTGCTGTATAGCAGCCTGCCCGACTGGGCACAGAGCCTGGGTGTGGTCTTCAGCATCATGCTGATAGCCCCTAGCTGGGGGGGTATGCTGAATGGCCTGCTCACCCTGCGCGGCGCCTGGGACCGCGTGCGAGAGGATCCCGTCCTGAAATTCCTCGTGGTAGCGGTTACGGCCTACGGTATGGCCACCTTTGAGGGGCCCATGCTCTCTACCAAAACCATCAACAGCATAGCCCACTTTACCGATTGGATTCCGGCGCACGTACACGTGGGTACCCTGGGCTGGAATGGCTTCATGATCTTTGGCATCCTGTACTGGATGATCCCACGCCTCTTTGGCACCCAGCTGTACAGCAAGCGGCTGGCCAATGCGCACTTCTGGATCGGCACACTGGGCATCCTGCTGTGGGTTATCCCCATGTACTTCAGCGGCTTTACGCAGGGCCTGATGTGGAAAGAGTTTGATGCCGATGGCTACCTGGTGTACAACAACTTCCTGGAAACTACCCTACAGATCCTGCCCCTGCACCATGTGCGCGCCCTGGGTGGCACCCTGTACCTGGTAGGCCTCATCGTCATGATCTACAACGTGGTGAAAACCGTGAAGCAGGGCAAGCTGGTGGCCAACGAGCCAGACAGCTATCCCGCCCTGCAGCACAACCTGACCCCCGATGGCAAATATGCCTGGCACCGCGTGCTGGAGCGCCGCCCCGTGCAGTTCATGGTGCTTAGTGTGGTAGCCATCCTCATCGGTACGGTTATTGAGATGATGCCGACCTTCCTGATAGAGAGCAACGTGCCCACCATAGCCAGTGTGCAGCCCTACACCCCCCTGGAGCTGGAGGGCCGAGACATCTACATGCGCGAGGGCTGCTACAACTGCCACAGCCAGTGGGTGCGCCCATTCCGGAACGAGACGGTGCGCTACGGTGAGTACAGCAAGGCTGGCGAGTTTGTGTACGACCACCCCTTCCTGTGGGGTAGCCGCCGCACAGGGCCAGACCTGCACCGCCTGGGTGGCAAGTATCTGGATAGCTGGCACTACAACCACATGTATGACCCCACCCTTACCTCGCAGGGCTCCGTTATGCCCCGCTACAAGTGGCTGCACGAAAACAAGCTGGATGTAGCGCTGCTGCCCAACAAGATAGCCGCCATGCGTACCCTGGGTGTGCCCTACGAGGCCGGGTATGAGCGCAAGGCCGAGGAAGACCTGTGGCAGCAGGCCAAGGCCATAAAGCTGCGCCTGGATAAAGAACTGAGCACCGAGGGCAACGCCGTACAAGTGCCCATGGATACCGAGATTATTGCCCTGATTGCCTATCTGCAGCGCCTGGGTACAGACATAAAGGCTGTGCCACCCGCCGGGCAGAAGGCCGAAATCGGAAAATCTTTAAGTAGTAAGTAG
- the ccoS gene encoding cbb3-type cytochrome oxidase assembly protein CcoS, producing the protein MEVIFILIGFSLLIAMIFLAAFVWNVRSGQYEDTDTPPIRMLFDDTENPES; encoded by the coding sequence ATGGAAGTCATCTTCATACTCATCGGGTTCAGCCTGCTGATTGCTATGATCTTTCTGGCTGCCTTTGTGTGGAATGTGCGCAGCGGGCAGTATGAGGATACCGACACACCACCCATCCGCATGTTATTCGACGATACCGAAAATCCTGAATCATGA
- a CDS encoding heavy metal translocating P-type ATPase metal-binding domain-containing protein: protein MQPAATTCYHCGDPLPAQPIRAGGHAFCCRGCETVYSLLADHRMADTYYSLNDRPGHKQAEPAQAQGYLDEEETFRSLIDVSDGDRTTITLQLPAIHCSSCLWLLERLYRLHPGIGQVEVSLPRKQATITFSRQQLPLSELVRLLQRIGYPPQLSGSGTRGQRPNGVPRRLLYQIGVAGFCFGNLMLLSLPEYTNAGEVPLLYRRLFAFISLLLSIPVLFYAGRDYLRSSWQGLLARRFVIDQPLALGMLAMLGVSLWEILTDTGMGYLDSLAALIFFLLLGKYFQARTYLALAFDRDYRAYLPLASLRLEADGQERPVPVRQLAVGDRIRVRHGEVVPADAELLSATATLDYSFATGESHPIPAQRGEAVYAGARVLGTSLELRVQRPMRQSQISRLWNLPAFRKEYKGEQTESERLNLLGRYFTLAILVLATGTALYWLWADPSQALFAATSVLIVACPCALAIAIPFTYGHMSRILGHQGLYLRRADVVEQLAGLDTLVFDKTGTLTQPGTLAWQAAQPQAAPMGPEAEQLVATLAAQSTHPLSRALHARLHAPEPPAPVAELAETPGMGVQGRVGGHSLRLGSASYAGATGSADGAADSQVHVQLDGQYVGHYSLQARYRPHMQQWLGSLGQDYRLHLLSGDQPTDEAQLRPLFAHLQFRQQPESKLTYMEQLAAAGHRAAMLGDGLNDAGALRVARVGIAVTEDTSSFSPAADAILHADSLPRLPQLLALARHSRRNLHTCTALSLVYNLIGLSFAVQGTLAPVVAAILMPLSSVGVVGLSTWLCYRDARRLGLNVKK, encoded by the coding sequence ATGCAACCTGCTGCTACTACCTGCTACCACTGCGGAGACCCCCTGCCCGCACAGCCTATCCGGGCGGGTGGGCATGCCTTCTGCTGCCGGGGCTGCGAAACGGTGTACAGCCTGCTGGCAGACCACCGGATGGCCGATACCTACTACAGCCTGAACGACCGGCCAGGCCACAAGCAGGCCGAGCCGGCACAGGCACAGGGCTACCTGGATGAAGAAGAGACCTTCCGGTCGCTGATCGATGTGTCGGACGGAGACCGCACCACCATCACCCTACAGCTGCCCGCCATCCACTGCAGCAGCTGCCTGTGGCTGCTGGAGCGGCTGTACCGCCTGCACCCGGGTATAGGCCAGGTAGAGGTGAGCCTGCCGCGCAAGCAGGCCACCATCACCTTTAGCCGGCAGCAGCTCCCCCTTAGCGAGCTGGTACGCCTGCTGCAGCGCATTGGCTATCCGCCCCAGCTGTCTGGCTCGGGTACCCGGGGGCAGCGGCCCAACGGCGTGCCCAGGCGGCTGCTGTATCAGATTGGCGTGGCGGGCTTCTGCTTCGGAAACCTCATGCTACTCAGCTTACCGGAATACACCAACGCGGGCGAGGTGCCCCTGCTGTATCGCCGCCTGTTTGCCTTCATCAGCCTGCTGCTCAGCATTCCCGTGCTCTTCTACGCCGGCAGAGACTACCTGCGCAGCAGCTGGCAGGGCCTGCTGGCACGCCGCTTTGTGATAGACCAACCCCTGGCCCTGGGCATGCTGGCCATGCTGGGCGTTAGCCTGTGGGAGATACTGACCGATACGGGCATGGGCTACCTGGATAGCCTGGCCGCCCTCATTTTTTTCCTGCTGTTGGGCAAGTATTTTCAGGCCCGGACGTACCTGGCCCTGGCCTTCGACCGCGACTACCGGGCCTACCTGCCCCTGGCCAGCCTGCGCCTGGAGGCGGATGGGCAGGAACGCCCCGTGCCTGTGCGGCAGCTGGCCGTGGGCGACCGCATCCGGGTGCGGCACGGAGAGGTAGTGCCTGCGGATGCCGAGCTATTGTCTGCCACCGCTACCCTGGACTACAGCTTTGCTACCGGAGAGAGCCACCCCATACCCGCCCAGCGGGGCGAAGCCGTGTATGCTGGTGCCCGGGTGCTAGGCACCAGCCTGGAGCTGCGGGTACAGCGCCCCATGCGCCAGAGCCAGATAAGCCGGCTGTGGAACCTGCCCGCATTCCGGAAAGAGTACAAGGGCGAGCAGACCGAGTCGGAACGGCTGAACCTGCTGGGCCGCTATTTTACCCTGGCCATCCTGGTGCTGGCTACAGGCACAGCCCTCTACTGGCTGTGGGCCGACCCGAGCCAAGCCCTGTTTGCTGCCACCTCGGTGCTCATTGTGGCTTGCCCCTGTGCCCTGGCCATAGCCATACCCTTTACATACGGGCACATGAGCCGCATCCTGGGCCACCAGGGCCTGTATTTGCGGCGGGCTGATGTGGTGGAGCAGCTGGCCGGCCTGGATACCCTGGTTTTTGACAAAACCGGCACCCTCACCCAGCCGGGTACGCTGGCCTGGCAGGCTGCCCAGCCCCAGGCAGCCCCTATGGGCCCCGAGGCCGAGCAGCTGGTGGCTACCCTGGCGGCCCAGAGTACCCACCCCCTTAGCCGGGCGCTGCACGCCCGCCTGCACGCACCCGAGCCGCCTGCACCCGTAGCCGAGCTGGCCGAAACCCCGGGCATGGGTGTGCAGGGCAGGGTGGGGGGCCACAGCCTGCGGCTGGGCAGCGCCAGCTATGCCGGGGCCACCGGCAGCGCAGATGGGGCTGCCGATAGCCAGGTGCATGTGCAGCTAGACGGGCAGTATGTGGGGCACTACAGCCTACAGGCCCGCTACCGGCCACACATGCAGCAGTGGCTGGGCAGCCTGGGGCAAGACTACCGCCTGCACCTGCTGAGTGGAGACCAGCCTACAGACGAGGCCCAGCTGCGGCCCCTCTTTGCACACCTGCAATTCAGGCAGCAGCCCGAGAGCAAGCTGACCTATATGGAGCAGCTGGCCGCCGCCGGCCACCGGGCGGCCATGCTGGGCGATGGGCTGAACGACGCAGGGGCCCTGCGGGTGGCCCGGGTAGGCATAGCCGTTACAGAGGATACCAGTAGCTTTAGCCCCGCAGCAGATGCCATCCTGCACGCCGACTCATTGCCCCGGCTGCCGCAGCTGCTGGCCCTGGCACGCCACAGCCGCCGAAACCTGCACACCTGCACGGCCCTATCGCTGGTGTACAACCTCATCGGGCTTAGCTTTGCCGTACAGGGCACCCTGGCACCCGTAGTGGCTGCCATCCTGATGCCCCTCAGCTCGGTGGGGGTGGTGGGCCTTTCCACCTGGCTGTGCTACCGGGATGCACGCAGGCTGGGGCTCAATGTGAAGAAATGA
- a CDS encoding Crp/Fnr family transcriptional regulator has translation MRQDKIDCSLCNAHASSLFRFCGHQTLELIDAHKSSNAYRKGQIIFFEGNQPLGLFCVNKGVFKIYKAGPDGKEQILYLAKPGDFLGYRALIADEPYTASAEALDESVACFVPRDEFIKVLEAQPDLSRKLMQSLCHELGIAADRLTSMAQKTVRERLAETLLLLYDSFGKENEVQIGIQLPREDIANITGTSTETAIRLLSELKSDGVISLQGKRIHIQDLPALRRIARTYA, from the coding sequence ATGCGTCAGGACAAGATAGACTGTTCCCTGTGCAATGCACACGCCAGTTCCCTCTTCCGTTTTTGTGGGCACCAGACCCTGGAGCTGATCGATGCCCACAAGTCGTCGAATGCGTACCGGAAGGGGCAGATCATTTTCTTTGAGGGCAACCAGCCACTCGGCCTATTCTGTGTAAACAAGGGCGTATTCAAGATCTACAAGGCTGGCCCTGATGGCAAGGAGCAGATCCTGTACCTGGCCAAGCCGGGCGACTTTTTGGGCTACCGTGCCCTGATTGCGGATGAGCCCTATACGGCCTCGGCCGAGGCCCTGGATGAGTCTGTTGCCTGCTTTGTTCCGCGCGATGAGTTTATAAAAGTACTGGAAGCACAGCCAGACCTGAGCCGAAAGCTGATGCAGAGCCTGTGCCACGAGCTGGGCATAGCGGCAGACCGACTGACCAGTATGGCCCAAAAGACCGTGCGCGAGCGCCTGGCCGAAACACTGCTCCTGCTCTACGACAGTTTTGGCAAGGAGAATGAAGTACAAATCGGCATCCAGCTGCCCAGAGAGGATATTGCCAACATTACGGGTACCAGCACCGAGACCGCCATCCGGCTGCTCAGCGAGCTGAAGTCCGACGGCGTTATCAGCCTCCAGGGCAAGCGCATCCACATCCAGGACCTGCCGGCCCTCAGGCGCATTGCGCGCACCTACGCCTAG
- a CDS encoding HlyD family efflux transporter periplasmic adaptor subunit, with protein MKGFGCSLPALAILLLACSTSEEGIRAEYRPLTEAVYASGVLEPANRYELYAKAPGILLKKYVETGDTVARGQLLFELDNGQEKARTAQAEVLYKTSQKNYGLHSSVIAQLRAELKLAAEKLRQDSLNYARYTALHAENVVPAAQLENAALGYESSLRNLQALQAKLQTQQNLASAELANAEAQLRISSLQQADQLLTSSIPGMVYSILYEPGELVTTQKPVAILGSPDKLELRLSVDELDIHKIRIGQQIVVSLDAYPDSVYAATVSRIYPMLNSQDLTFRVDAVLAQAMPAAYAGLSVEANIVIQTKTRALVVPKEYLMEGDSLKVELDGKTQYVAVQTGIQNYKLVEILRGVEAGTLILKPE; from the coding sequence ATGAAAGGTTTTGGATGCAGCCTGCCTGCCCTGGCCATCCTGCTGCTGGCCTGTAGCACCAGCGAGGAAGGGATACGCGCCGAGTATCGCCCGCTTACCGAGGCCGTGTATGCCAGCGGTGTGCTGGAGCCAGCTAACCGCTACGAACTGTATGCCAAAGCGCCGGGCATCCTGCTGAAAAAGTATGTGGAAACAGGCGACACAGTAGCCCGTGGGCAGCTGCTATTCGAGCTGGATAACGGACAAGAAAAAGCACGGACCGCACAGGCCGAGGTGCTGTACAAAACCAGCCAAAAAAACTACGGCCTGCACAGCAGCGTGATTGCCCAACTGAGGGCCGAGCTGAAGCTGGCTGCGGAAAAGCTGCGACAGGATAGCCTGAACTATGCCCGCTACACGGCCCTGCACGCAGAGAATGTGGTGCCAGCGGCGCAACTGGAGAATGCGGCACTAGGCTATGAAAGCAGCCTGCGGAACCTGCAGGCCCTGCAGGCCAAGCTGCAAACCCAACAGAACCTGGCTAGCGCCGAGCTGGCCAATGCCGAGGCACAGCTGCGCATAAGCAGCCTGCAGCAGGCAGACCAGCTGCTGACTAGCAGCATACCCGGCATGGTGTACAGCATACTATACGAACCGGGCGAACTGGTAACAACCCAAAAGCCTGTAGCCATACTGGGTAGCCCAGACAAGCTGGAGCTGCGCCTGAGTGTGGATGAGCTGGATATACACAAAATACGCATCGGCCAGCAGATTGTGGTGTCGCTGGACGCGTATCCAGACAGTGTGTATGCTGCCACGGTGTCTCGGATATACCCGATGCTGAATAGCCAGGACCTGACCTTCCGGGTAGATGCCGTACTGGCACAGGCCATGCCCGCGGCCTACGCAGGCCTGAGTGTGGAGGCCAACATCGTGATACAAACCAAAACCCGCGCCCTGGTGGTGCCCAAGGAGTACCTGATGGAGGGCGATAGCCTGAAGGTGGAGCTAGACGGCAAAACGCAGTACGTGGCTGTGCAAACAGGCATACAAAACTACAAGCTGGTAGAAATCCTGAGGGGCGTGGAGGCCGGTACGCTAATCCTGAAGCCGGAATGA
- a CDS encoding ABC transporter permease, which translates to MNYRLLFSIARTHLLQRPKQTILAALGVTFGIGMYIFMISFMGGLNRFLDNITIENTPDIRIYYELESDRPPILAGSSQGRNIILHHQRPKQEKENLKNGLLMLELVQAHPLVRVAAAKTGTQAFFSYGSQELSGNLEGIQPEAEAALYTLDYKIKEGNIRNLRPGENDVILGEGMAKLLSLRVGDRVVVTTPAGNRLRMQVVGLLNTGVKSVDDTRAYTSLATVQKLLGESSTYITDISMRLKDREQADAIAMAFARQFGYKAESWREANKQYETGSKIRSIIGYAVSITLLVVAGFGIFNILSMSIQEKMKDIAILKAMGFSRRDVLGIFLIEAITIGVLGGTAGLILGFSFSYVISITTFTAGQMFDVNTYPVNFYASTYIAGFLFGLITTTLAGYFPSRKAGGLDPIAIIRA; encoded by the coding sequence ATGAACTACCGGCTGCTCTTCAGCATAGCGCGCACCCACCTGCTACAACGGCCCAAGCAGACCATACTGGCGGCCCTGGGGGTTACGTTTGGCATCGGCATGTACATCTTCATGATCAGCTTCATGGGTGGGCTGAATCGATTTCTGGACAACATCACCATAGAGAATACCCCCGATATACGCATCTACTACGAGCTGGAGTCTGACCGACCCCCAATTCTGGCAGGCAGCAGCCAGGGCAGAAACATCATCCTGCACCACCAGCGGCCCAAGCAGGAAAAGGAAAACCTGAAGAATGGCCTGCTGATGCTAGAGCTGGTGCAGGCCCACCCACTGGTGCGCGTGGCGGCGGCAAAAACAGGCACCCAGGCCTTCTTCAGCTACGGCAGCCAGGAGCTGAGTGGCAACCTGGAGGGCATACAGCCCGAGGCCGAAGCGGCCCTGTATACGCTAGACTATAAGATAAAGGAGGGAAACATTCGCAACCTGCGCCCGGGCGAGAATGACGTAATACTGGGCGAGGGCATGGCCAAGCTGCTGAGCCTGCGGGTGGGAGACCGGGTAGTGGTAACCACCCCCGCCGGGAACCGACTGCGTATGCAGGTGGTGGGCCTGCTGAATACGGGTGTAAAATCTGTAGACGACACCCGCGCCTACACCAGCCTGGCCACTGTGCAGAAACTACTGGGTGAAAGCAGCACCTACATAACCGACATAAGCATGCGCCTGAAGGACCGTGAGCAGGCCGATGCCATAGCCATGGCATTTGCCCGCCAGTTTGGCTACAAGGCTGAGAGCTGGCGCGAGGCCAACAAACAGTACGAAACTGGCAGCAAGATCCGCAGCATAATCGGCTATGCCGTATCGATCACCCTGCTGGTGGTGGCAGGCTTTGGCATCTTCAATATCCTGAGTATGAGCATACAGGAGAAAATGAAAGACATTGCTATCCTCAAGGCCATGGGCTTCAGCAGGCGGGATGTGCTCGGCATCTTCCTGATAGAGGCCATCACCATAGGCGTACTGGGGGGCACAGCAGGGCTCATCCTGGGCTTCTCCTTCTCGTACGTCATTAGCATTACCACCTTCACGGCAGGGCAGATGTTTGATGTAAATACCTACCCGGTCAATTTCTACGCCAGCACGTATATAGCGGGTTTCCTGTTTGGGCTGATCACCACCACCCTGGCGGGCTACTTCCCCAGCCGAAAGGCAGGCGGCCTGGACCCCATAGCCATCATCCGGGCCTGA
- a CDS encoding ABC transporter ATP-binding protein, which yields MYPDTEAPPILQASHISKWFEKPTRFQVLKDISFHIHPGEFLALMGKSGSGKSTLLYVLSTMDTDYEGELRIGDTCLNGQSQQFLSDFRGANIGFVFQFHYLLSSFTVLRNVMLPALKLGRYSPAEIEHRAVEKLKLLGLEDQMHKPANKLSGGQQQRVAIARALINDPLIIMGDEPTGNLDSHNSAIVFDLLRAVSQEMGQSILAVTHDPDFAARCDRIIELEDGYLLSDGTPKKASG from the coding sequence ATGTACCCAGATACCGAAGCTCCCCCCATCCTGCAGGCCAGCCACATCAGCAAGTGGTTTGAGAAACCCACGCGCTTCCAGGTGCTGAAGGACATCAGCTTCCACATTCATCCGGGCGAGTTCCTGGCGCTGATGGGCAAAAGCGGGAGCGGAAAGAGCACCCTGCTGTATGTGCTCTCTACCATGGACACAGACTATGAGGGTGAACTGCGCATAGGCGACACCTGCCTGAATGGCCAGTCGCAGCAGTTCCTGTCCGACTTCAGGGGCGCAAACATCGGCTTTGTGTTCCAGTTTCACTACTTACTCTCGTCCTTTACGGTACTACGAAACGTGATGCTGCCGGCCCTGAAGCTGGGCCGATACTCGCCTGCCGAGATAGAGCACCGGGCTGTAGAGAAGCTGAAACTACTGGGCCTGGAGGACCAGATGCACAAGCCCGCAAACAAGCTGAGCGGCGGCCAGCAGCAGCGGGTGGCCATAGCCCGTGCGCTGATAAATGACCCGCTGATCATCATGGGAGATGAGCCTACGGGCAACCTGGACAGCCACAACTCGGCCATCGTGTTCGACCTGCTGCGTGCCGTAAGCCAGGAGATGGGGCAGAGCATACTGGCGGTAACCCACGACCCAGACTTTGCCGCCCGCTGCGACCGGATCATAGAGCTGGAAGATGGCTACCTGCTGAGCGACGGCACGCCCAAAAAAGCCTCGGGATAG
- a CDS encoding class A beta-lactamase-related serine hydrolase, which yields MAAKMGLNWIFTGCVAVGLLLAWAWPGGTGAQLPAPSAPGSYAVADTLRHPNAWLDRELALLERSWGVELGVYMQRVGDAHYFSYRERTPFQMASVYKLPIALHVLKLHEEGRLRLDSVLSLHSWDYCPGSGLLQWALQQGAVQRSVGQLLDLMLQESDNTATDILLGLAGGPWAVQQRMNAWGITGLRVDRKVIQLFADYTQRPLPLMHERSIAGLNQRYEWGLSAAERSLAEQRWRQDTLDTGTPLAYGQLWQRLEAGELLQPTTRQRLYQAMRHRHLGQARIAAALPAGAALYHKTGTFFGSCNDAALIDYQGHRYILVVLTRGAVRGHAYMEGVLARAADKALQAYPEAFLGVPSLSR from the coding sequence ATGGCAGCCAAGATGGGTCTGAACTGGATATTTACCGGCTGTGTAGCCGTAGGCCTGCTGCTAGCCTGGGCCTGGCCCGGGGGCACTGGTGCCCAGCTTCCGGCACCCAGTGCACCCGGCAGCTACGCGGTAGCCGATACGCTGCGGCACCCCAATGCCTGGCTGGACAGGGAGCTAGCCCTGCTGGAACGCAGTTGGGGGGTAGAGCTGGGCGTGTATATGCAGCGCGTGGGGGATGCGCACTATTTTAGCTACAGAGAGCGCACCCCTTTCCAGATGGCCAGCGTGTACAAGCTGCCCATAGCCCTGCATGTGCTGAAGCTGCACGAAGAGGGCCGCCTGCGGCTGGACAGTGTGCTAAGCCTGCACAGCTGGGACTACTGCCCGGGCAGTGGCCTGCTACAGTGGGCGCTACAGCAGGGGGCCGTGCAGCGCAGTGTGGGCCAGCTGCTAGACCTGATGCTGCAAGAGAGCGATAACACAGCCACAGACATACTGCTTGGCCTGGCCGGAGGGCCATGGGCTGTGCAGCAGCGGATGAATGCCTGGGGGATAACGGGCCTGCGGGTAGACCGGAAGGTGATCCAGCTCTTTGCCGACTACACCCAGCGCCCCCTGCCGCTTATGCACGAGCGGAGCATAGCAGGCCTGAACCAACGCTACGAGTGGGGGCTGAGTGCAGCCGAGCGTAGCCTGGCTGAGCAGCGCTGGCGGCAAGACACCCTGGACACCGGCACCCCCCTGGCCTATGGCCAGCTGTGGCAGCGCCTGGAGGCAGGAGAGCTACTACAGCCGACCACCCGGCAGCGCCTGTATCAGGCCATGCGGCACCGCCACCTGGGCCAGGCACGCATAGCCGCAGCCCTGCCTGCCGGGGCTGCACTCTACCACAAGACGGGCACCTTTTTCGGCAGCTGCAACGATGCGGCCCTGATAGACTACCAGGGCCACCGCTATATCCTGGTGGTGCTTACGCGGGGGGCGGTGCGGGGCCATGCGTATATGGAGGGGGTGCTGGCCCGTGCGGCAGACAAGGCCCTGCAGGCCTATCCCGAGGCTTTTTTGGGCGTGCCGTCGCTCAGCAGGTAG
- a CDS encoding 4Fe-4S dicluster domain-containing protein, whose amino-acid sequence MAIIITQECINCGACEPECPNTAIYEPAQQWAFSDGTTLKGNIDFGGGVIVAADERYDPVSQDFYYIVPNKCTECMGFHEEPQCAAVCPVDCCVPDPEHPEPEETLLAKQHWMHGS is encoded by the coding sequence ATGGCTATCATCATTACTCAGGAATGTATAAACTGCGGGGCCTGCGAGCCGGAATGCCCCAATACGGCCATCTATGAACCAGCCCAGCAGTGGGCCTTTTCGGATGGAACGACGCTAAAGGGCAACATTGACTTTGGCGGGGGGGTAATCGTAGCGGCAGACGAAAGGTATGATCCTGTTTCGCAGGATTTTTACTACATCGTGCCCAACAAGTGTACCGAGTGTATGGGCTTCCACGAAGAGCCCCAGTGTGCAGCTGTGTGCCCCGTAGACTGCTGTGTGCCCGACCCGGAACATCCGGAGCCGGAGGAGACGCTACTGGCCAAGCAGCACTGGATGCACGGTTCCTAG